A region from the Corallococcus soli genome encodes:
- a CDS encoding sensor histidine kinase, whose protein sequence is MGETAAGHEPAPGLVLLSRQGTPRLLGPLLLEHLGLEALPPAADVQGVEGLLTAAGFHPREGVAGVWEREGHALMAGEEALEDGGRLVWTLPVAGSTERVQERVRYLSLASHDLRGSLANIRSYAALLLNGRVPLEPKAQRGLETILRNADRALAFAQDFFDSSRAELGALACERERQPLLPILDAAVERMRAASSAASVALVLDTLPELPDVEVDAGRIQHAVEAFVHHHLARAQPGEELHVRAARLGHQVRVEVRRDGAPVPEEDSAAVFQCEERAFRERKLEDPLRVFLARQEVEAHGGQVGAQTDEGGSTLFLTLPVPLARELAHPAGWQA, encoded by the coding sequence ATGGGGGAGACAGCGGCAGGCCACGAGCCAGCACCGGGCCTCGTGCTCCTGTCCCGCCAGGGAACGCCACGCCTGCTCGGCCCCCTGCTGCTCGAACACCTGGGCCTGGAGGCCCTGCCGCCGGCGGCGGACGTACAGGGCGTGGAGGGCCTGCTGACGGCCGCGGGCTTCCATCCACGCGAGGGCGTCGCGGGCGTCTGGGAGCGCGAGGGCCACGCGCTGATGGCCGGCGAGGAGGCCCTGGAGGACGGGGGGCGGCTGGTGTGGACGCTGCCCGTGGCCGGAAGCACCGAGCGCGTGCAGGAGCGCGTGCGCTACCTGTCGCTCGCGTCGCACGACCTGCGCGGCTCACTGGCCAACATCCGCTCCTACGCGGCGCTGCTGCTCAACGGGCGCGTGCCGCTGGAGCCCAAGGCGCAGCGCGGCCTGGAGACCATCCTGCGCAACGCGGACCGGGCGCTCGCCTTCGCCCAGGACTTCTTCGACTCAAGCCGCGCGGAGCTGGGCGCGCTCGCGTGTGAGCGCGAGCGCCAGCCGCTGCTGCCCATCCTGGACGCGGCGGTGGAGCGCATGCGGGCCGCGTCGTCCGCCGCCAGCGTGGCGCTGGTGCTGGACACGCTCCCGGAGCTGCCCGACGTGGAGGTGGACGCCGGCCGCATCCAGCACGCCGTGGAGGCCTTCGTGCACCACCACCTGGCGCGCGCGCAGCCGGGCGAGGAGCTTCACGTCCGGGCCGCCCGGCTGGGACACCAGGTGCGGGTGGAGGTGCGCCGCGACGGCGCGCCCGTTCCAGAAGAGGACAGCGCCGCTGTCTTCCAGTGCGAGGAGCGCGCCTTTCGCGAGCGCAAGCTGGAGGATCCGCTGCGCGTCTTCCTGGCCCGCCAGGAGGTGGAGGCCCACGGCGGACAGGTGGGCGCCCAGACGGATGAGGGGGGCAGCACCCTGTTCCTCACGCTCCCGGTGCCGCTGGCCCGTGAGCTCGCGCATCCAGCGGGCTGGCAGGCATGA
- a CDS encoding response regulator yields MVLVVDDDPDILEALSEILEAEGFEIRRARNGKEALERLEPDPPQLILLDLMMPVMDGWEFAQRMRQKPSVASIPLIVLSADRNVGSKAKDIGAVGHLAKPFELNDLLAMVRHSLGGGVETTRI; encoded by the coding sequence GTGGTTCTCGTCGTGGATGATGATCCCGACATCCTGGAGGCCCTTTCGGAGATCCTTGAAGCCGAGGGCTTCGAGATCCGTCGTGCCCGCAACGGCAAGGAGGCCCTGGAGCGACTGGAGCCGGATCCCCCGCAGCTCATCCTGTTGGACCTGATGATGCCGGTGATGGACGGCTGGGAGTTCGCCCAGCGCATGCGCCAGAAGCCGTCCGTCGCGTCGATTCCGCTCATCGTCCTCAGCGCGGATCGCAACGTCGGCAGCAAGGCCAAGGACATTGGCGCGGTGGGCCACCTGGCCAAGCCCTTCGAGCTCAACGACCTGCTCGCCATGGTCCGCCACTCCCTTGGGGGCGGCGTGGAAACGACGCGCATCTGA